GTGGTACATCTAAGGCTCTTGCCAGGGTGTGTCTATATGGGGATGACCCAACTTACGCACAACCAGGTCTAAGGTATGTTTCAATTAGGCTGGTCCCAACTCTCCTACCTCAGAACCATGGGCCGTGATACAGCAGGAAAAATCAtgcccaaaacacaaaaaaggccCTCCAcacaatcacatgacacctcatcTATCCTTATCTTCTAAACTCGAACCtacaccacaccctcttaatattcataCAACTGATGGTTCCACAATGcatggtcataatataggtttcGTCTCAATCTCCAATCATTCGATTCCTAGGGTCTTTCATGTTCCTAACCTTTCTTACCATTTATTTTCTATGGGATAATTAGCTGAATTAGGTTATCGCCTTACTTTTGATTATTCTAGGTGTACTGTGCAGGATCCGAGGACGAAGTAGGAGCTTGGGGCCGGTCCTAGAGTTGGGCATATGTTTTCCATGgacaatcttcatcttccacctATTGCTCCCTGTTTTCATTGATTTTGCTACTACTGTGGTTTATTCTATACCTTCTCTCGTattttggcatgctcgacttggtcacgccattgttttaaaaatcagatTGCGGCAAAAACCGTTTTCACCTCCTGTTCTTGGTTCAACTTGGTTTTTGACCGGTTTTGAGGGTTTTTACCAAACCAAACTAGTGCCCAGTTCTTGGTTGAACCAGTCAGACGAGCTGGTCCgattcaatttttaaaaccatgggtCACGCATCTTCCTCTTGGTTACAACACTTAgtttctagaggtttgttaggttcaatatctaaagaaaattttgattgtgtttcatgtcaATTAAGAAAGCAACCATCTTTGCCTTTCCATAATAGTAAATCAATGTctactgatatctttgacctcaTTCATTATAATGTCTAGGATcccgatattttgttgtcttttttgATGATTATTCTTGATATAGTTGGATTTTTCATACGAGAAATTGTTCTAAActattacaaatatattataactttgcaaaaatggttgaaactcaattttccaaacgcatcaaaaaattttcaatttgagaaTGCTCTTGAATGCACTCAACATGCTTTCCAAgctattttgcatttatatGGAACTATTCATCACCTAACTCATCTAAGCATCTCTCAGAAAAATGGTAGGGCCAAACGAActttcgtcatattcttgacactacTCGTGCTCTCCTTTTCTCTACTAAAATTCCTGCCCCTTTTTAAAGTGAAGCTACTCTTCACgttgttcatgctattaattGCATTCTCAGCACTgtcattcaaaatcaaactccatatgagcgtCTTTTTGGGTCATCTTttgactatcaccaccttcgctccttcgaCATTGCCtgtttcattcttcttcaaCCTCATGAatataacaaacttgagcctcaaTCTAGGCTTTGTGCTTCCTTGGCTATGGTGAAAATCAAAAGGGGTATCAATGTTATGATCCTATCTCTCATCATCTTCGTATCTCTCAAAATGTTGACTTTTGGGAACATCACTCCTTTTTtgagctctctcactttcggTCCTCCACGTCTACCTCCTCTATCTTAGAACTCTTTCTAGACAAGCCGCATATTCCTTCCATAGTCTAGACTTCACTGACCACCCACTAGTTATTTTTTATGCCTCTCCTGGTCATCATctaatgaacaggtggaagacGAATAAGTCAAAGACGAGTTACCCCACTTTATGCCTGGGTCCCCTACTCCTACTTTGCTTAGAGATCATGCACAAGATATTCTACCTCGTCACTTAACTTGGATAAGATTcattcctacacatttacttgattatcattgttacactgcccttgctGCATTATACGAGCCTCCCACTTATCATGAGACCTCCACTGACCCTAGAAGGATCACAAGACTCATAACTAAGTAATGTAGTGCTTTTAATGGTGCAATTGACATTGATGGAGGTAGTGAGATGGGTTTATAGTATAAGTTTGAAGTACAAATGAGTACTACTTCTAACTAAGGTACATAAAGTCATAAAGTTTTGCTCAATTTTGTGGAAGTAGCATTATTTAGTCATTTCTCAAGCTCACCAAGAAACAATGATTCATACtttaatatatgattttttacttttctaatatcaaaaaatataatttttgatagtgtaaatatatatatctgcTCAACCAATTTAGATTTGCATACTtgcaaaaagaagcaaaaaaaaaaaaaaaaaaaggagttgaaGGACTCACTAGTGGCAAGCCTtgtgtagacactcaattttgcacccataatttaatcaaggaagatgactAGAGTGATCATTCATATATCcaaaattcatgattgcattacatgcattaattcatttattgcatatcataaaaatgatctcgAGGTTCTAACGGTTGCGATtgtatgcattttgtttaggtGAACTAaccacacatgattaatttaaattaattctgttTGGCTAGACAATTaaaattagttaaataattttgtgattggttgttagttAGTATCAAAAATAGGCTTGATTGCATGGGAATAAAGAGGATAATCAGATAACAacaaaattgtggataatcaagACCTTTGGGAGtgtttatctacaagataatcaTTGCTGTAGAGACCTGAATCGTTAGAAAAGGAgtctaatttttagaatatgggTCAAAAACGCGTCTAAGTGCAAATCCCGACttaaaaaacctcaaaaaaggagtccaaagtGGACCAAAACTCAAATGCGGGACCGGCACCCAAAAGGGCCATTTGTCACTTTTGGAGTGCCAATTGGCACAAACACAGGCCACGGCCCGAGGGCACCTGGATTGAGATAAAACTTatcctttttgattttttagagataatgaCGCATCCTAGTTCGTAATCTGATCATTCAGCTAATTGTTCGAACATCccagcctctataaatagaggaggCCTTTCAAAATTCAGGAGACTTTTTCACGCTTTCTGACCTCCCTCTTTCTggctcttctcttcttttcttttccctcttaCATTAAAGAAATTCTAGAGGCTCTTGCCTTAGGGATTTCTTTACtgtaagcaaaatatttttggcttcaaagagaattgaataaatttctttgaatcctAAAATATCCTTTCACAAAGAAGAGCACACTCATGCAAGAGGTAGTCTAtttctttccctttatttttctgttccttttattattattttttatgatgcatgaataggttttggatgtttttattatttctgattaagcaagacttaggtacagtacttaggtgttgttccttaagattcccttttaagattctatcatgtggattttttctcatgggatgaaagtgtatattttaattaagtagccacatgactgaattttaagtggagaacctaaggaacagcacctaaggtactgtacctaagttttgtcttttctgattctatatataattgccatgttttgtttaaaagttttttttatatgttctaGTTGATTTGttgttatgatttttcttttgaatctcAAAATCTGCtatcaaagattttttttgaaacacacaaaacagatctgaattttcagatctaattttttttttttttaactctaaaaaactaatctgtattttcattaaatatagatttgatttttttagagaaagttttctttgacacaaaattgcagattttggaatttaaaagaagaaattaaaaattaggttgaagtcttttctttttcataatatgtgatgcatgtaaaataaaattatctaaTGAGTGTGAATCCTCTGtcaaaaagtttttcattttatgttcaaaaacagatctaattttttttcatataaaccaaaaattatttttttaaccattcaaaacagatttgatttttctaagtaaaatcacattttttaactttacacCAAAAATGGATCTGAGACTTTTTACAAAAATCTTGTTCCTTTCTTTGtataaaaacagatctaatttttttacaaatgtaatttttttttttatttacacaaaaacagatctgatttttatttacaaatctcaatttttctaattcataaaacagatctgaattttttttctaaaaaaaagaggttacattcataatataaatttatttgagtTAGTGTTAGTCAAGTGTTTGTCATGTATATGCAACATATCATTCACATCATGCAAAaaagggtatattggtcattaaagtctagaagaccagactctgtctaggcggaatgggtgcctaataccttcccattccgtaaccttTTGGATAGGTAGATCTATGCCctgtctttctttttatttttgggtagatTGTACCTATGACAAAAAGTCATGTATTCTCTtagtagattgtaactaggactcaAAGCCTTGTAAGATTCAATCTATTAAGATTGTATTTATTTCtattcaatcaatgacaatgaagaattttgatcatgtaatttgtattaattttttcttattttttttttgtataaaaaataagtggcgactctacaccacttatccaaaaagagaggtgccctttAAAGCactcaaatctcttttttgagagcaccctAAATTTTGCAGTCTCTCACACCTTGCTGGAGAGTTTTCGATGCCTAAAAGTTTGTAGtggcatgagagagagagagagagagagagagagagagagagagagagagagtatttacGTGTACCTTTTGTTTGATGTAAAGCTCTCTTTATGTAGGACTTACACGAGATCTATAATGCTGAGGGCATTGTATTTCAGTTGACACCTCTTGATATTTTGAACAAGGGTTCAAATTTCCTCCTCACCAACaatagaaaagagaagaaggTCCCTAATTAAAATCTCATTAGTAGTCTTCCATCAGCTTAATATATCCCCTATCGGGTCAATTTAACTTGGTGGGAATTCCATCAAATTCATTGTTTCCTTGTAAGTCAAAGGTGATTAATCTTatctatattaattttaatttttcaaaagtgAAAATATATTGGTAACTTACAACTATAGTTTCTAACCTcaaatgttgaattttttgtttctccaaaTGTAGTTGCATCTCATAATAATATCAACCAACCAAATCGATGCATAATTATGTGGAGAAAGCCAAATTTATCAGCTTCCAGTTTGCTTTTCGATGAAAATGGATTATATTTATACTTTCTCAATGTTATTATCCTTGAAATGcccaacaaattttacaatgagCTTTTTTATTAGTATATAATGACACATAAATCTACTGATGTCATTTATCATAGTTCTACTATATCAACTGCAGGAAATTTGAAAGATTTAAAAATTGCGATTGTCACAAAAGTACCATTTATTTCTGAAAAATATGGATCAATTATGAACTCAATCAACCAACTTATTAAGTTTTCAGAAGTTTAGTAattttgctaaatattttaatgattaCCATCgattcttttaaaatatttaatcctCAAAAgctttttaataattaatttgtcACAATAAGCTACATGTTAACCAGTGAGCGTCTTTCTTTAGACGTTCAAATCTATGTTCAACCTCTTAACAATGGTATTATGGCAAGTTTATATAGATTGAATTTCTACACTAGCATATTTTAAACTATGTTTTTTGTTAGCACGTgaaaaaaaggtaaaacttAAGGTGTATTTaataattgggttttttttttttttatattatttgaaaaaaaaaatcaaattatccacaaatattaagaaaaacaCATATAGTCACAATGAATTATAGGCGCAACCCAATaaattattgagaaaaaaaaaaaaactttataacgTTTATgcatgtttcaaaaaaatatttgaattgctaaaataatattatcaaatttattaatttgtaacaAATACAATATTGACCAACTACATATGTGACCAGTAACATGGCTTGTCCATTCCATGTGATAAAATGGGAAAAAGAATATGACTACAGAAAGAAATATGTATGATAATGAGAAtcttgacaaaaataatatcataaaaattatttaataaccCAAGTTTAACATCACTAAAATTGACAATTCACGTgcatattagtatttttttttttttttttgatgaacgtGCATATTAGTATGTTAGCTGGTCATACGTATTAGTATTTTATAACTGTAAGatggcaaaatttgccaaacagtATAATATTAGGAAAATTTTAGGCAGATGGCATGCGTTCAAAGTTTATTAATTAGTTGGACTGTTTTTTGGAAATCGAGTACAGCAAAATcgacttttagccaaaatcccaACCAAAGTCGAGTTTATTATACTCAACTTCCTTTTTTATCCATCTCAGAGCATTTTCGGTAGGAAGTCGAGTAtattaaactcgattttggtgATTTTGGTTGGAAGTCGATTTTGCTATACTCGATTTCCAAAAAACTGTCCAATTAACTAATAAACTTTGAACGCATGTcatccacttaaattttttttagaatcactCTGTTCGGCAAATTTTGCCCTGTAAGATCCTTATCCTATTTTACATAAGATCCTTATCCTATTTTACATTATCATACATGACAAAAGCTTGTTAGCTGGCAGCCATTCCCTTAGTCTTTGTCTTGTATGAAaggattttgaattttagaatcaagtaaataaaatgtcaaaaatggGCATTATAAGCTTTTGAATCTGGAAGGATATGAAAGAAAAGTCAGCGTGAACGTCAGGACAGTGGGTTCTGGTGCTATTCTACGAATTTAGGCGGTGTTTGGTAGGTAAGTTCAAACACatttttgagcattttaaacaacattacacattttttcacccatatgtatatcaaaaacactcaaacaacattactcaaactcctctgtCTTTACTTATTAGGATGttacaattactttttttttttttttaataactttcaTGACAGATCAATTAAATCTTATatactaaaatttgtaatatatatccCTAAAATCATTCGTCTTTTACTGtcaaatttaagaaatattaaacGGTCAAACTTGTTTTCTTATTAGCAATAGTTATGGTAAGAAAGTACGGACTCATTTTGATAGTTTATacctatatatgtatatttaaaaGCTGAATTGTAACATTTAATATTACTAAATTCTCTTATTGTGTCACATCATTCACCAATttcctatctctctctcttattttaaacttttcatcttcttatTAATTTACACTTCTTAAACCTTTCCTActcattttatttgttgatcCAATAGAACAGCACATTGACATTTGAATCCATgagaattaaattcatggtacgCGTGTCTAactttcttcaattttcttttactaCTTTTTCATTGTTTCAGGACTCGTTTAGTaatattgttctagtaacgttgtttaagtATTGTGGAAATACATGTAGGTGAAAAAATGCTGTAAAAATACGTAttgtgttatttaaacaacGAAAACTGTTGTTCATTACCAAACAGTtctcaattttgaaaatatacctTTTAGTGTTTGTAGTAAGTAGTAACCTCTTTATGTTTCAAACTAACGCACACGTGCCTATGTGTGCGCGTATACAAGTGGTAGTCAGTGGTTGCACATGATCTATACAAGATAAAAGAAGATATCATCTTgttattgattttgttttgagttaTGAATTTTGATAGTTAGTACTTTTTATTGATGACATTCTCAAAACTTAATCCTGAACTACTGCTTCAATTCTATCATTGTTGAGTGATATATTCCCATAGCTTTAATATTTTCACTGCGTTCAATAATAGTATGTTACTAAAACTGAAAGCACTTATTTGACTCGCATCCTTATTGAGCATTATTTTGTTGTTACAATATGACTGAATATGAAGGCAATTTGTAAACAGGAAATGGCGAGAACCCCGATTGACTTGATGGGCCTTCTTCTCTTGTGTTTCTTGGTAGCCTCCACAGAAGCAGAGTATGTGAAATATAAAGACCCAAAACAGCCATTGAATGTTCGAATAGAGGATTTAATGAGGAGGATGACTTTGGAGGAAAAGATTGGGCAGATGGTGCAGATTGACCGCAGTGTTGCATCGGCAGAAGTCATGAAGAAGTACTTGATTGGTAAGTATAGTAAACTTCACCTATCTTTATTAGTATTTTTCTGCTAGGACTTAAGAGGAAAGAAGGTTAAAAGGTGTAGCATTATTTATCTCTGTTTTGGGCAGGGAGTGTATTAAGTGGGGGAGGGAGTGTTCCAGCTAAGGAGGCTTCTGCGAAAACCTGGATTAACATGGTAAATGAATTCCAAAAGGGTTCTTTATCAACTCGACTTGGAATCCCAATGATTTATGGAATTGATGCTGTTCATGGCCAAAACAATGTCTATAAGGCAACAATTTTCCCCCACAATATTGGAATTGGAGCTACCAGGCATGTAGAATAACTTGGacgttaatattttttatatttatatatatatatatatatatatagatatttgcTTCTCCTAGTCCAGTGTTGAAAACATATTCTTCCTGCAACAGGTATTGGTAAAAATATTCTATGTAAATCAATGATGCCATTCCGATGCCATAAAGTTTCATCCAgcaatcattttattttagtaaatGTTCAAATTGCTCCCAAGatatagtaatttttattggaaatttttAATTGTCTGAAGTTACCTGTGTTGAGTAATTAAGGGATGGAATAAATTGTTCAATCATGTGCAAAACcaacaatttaataaaattaaagaaaatctgtgagatttgaaattttatgagtTAAAAGGCTAGCTGCTTTACTAGATGCCAAAGAGGCAAAActctatcaaaaataaaaataaataaataataaggaGAAGGAAAATTCATAATAGCTTAAACATGGGGGGAAAGTAAGAATATTGTTCAATCCTGTGGAAAGCAATATAAATTCATTCtcatttcaaatttgatttttttttttttttttttttttttttttttttttgcctctttATCTACTGGCTATTAGTCTAAAGGTTTGAATATCAAAATCCAACAAAGAACAAGGGTGCAGTGCAGTAGTATATATCTTAATCAAATATGTGATTCTGTTTCTGCCTGCCATTTACGATCAAACTTGTTTCTGATCAACCAGAGACCCTGAACTTGTGAAAAGGATTGGAGCTGCCACTGCACTTGAAGTTAGAGCTACAGGAATTCCATATGTCTTTGCTCCTTGTATAGCGGTAACTAAGTTGGTCAAACTAATGATTGCTATCGGAATAACAGACTATTTTTTAACTGAAGTTGTGAGTTGTTTAACTACTCTACCTGTGCAGGTTTGTAGAGATCCTAGATGGGGTCGTTGCTATGAAAGCTACAGTGAAGACCCCAAGATTGTTCAAGCAATGACTGAGATTGTACCAGGATTACAAGGTGACATTCCCACTAACTCTGCCAAGGGTGTCCCATTTGTTGCTGGAAGGTAAAAatcttaccaaaaaaattaagttaccTCAAATGTTTTTATCCCAGCCCATATAACATGAACTAGTAATAAACTTGTTTTAGATAATTTAATGCAGTATATAATAAGGAGAATTGGATCTAATTTCTAAAGTTTACATAACTAGAAGTTAACTGATAGATTATAGGTTTCGAACTTGGCTGTAATATTCTCATGTTATTAGACaatgtgttatttttatttaatagaaTGGCATgtgctttcaaaattttagctTAAAGTGCTAGTCCATAATCATATGCTTTGGTCTACATTACACCATAGACCTATCCAGAATCCTTGTCATGTTTTGTCAGTAGCTAACATCCACTCTTATCCTTGCATTGTTAGTCACCTCTTGTTTGTCTTCAATTAGACCTTTGACTTTTGTCAAGAGCTCTAACTGGTATattcctttatttgtttttaaaatgaacgaaattttaataaaagctGTTTTCTAGGTGATGAAGTATATAATGCTTATAACAACTTTGGACCTTTGTGCAGAGAAAAGGTTGCGGCTTGTGCTAAGCATTATGTGGGTGATGGTGGAACAACTAAAGGCATCAATGAAAACAACACAGTGATAGACAGACATGGATTGCTTAGCACACACATGCCTGGCTATTATAACTCCATCATCAAGGGTGTTGCAAGCATTATGATCTCCTACTCCAGCTGGAATGGAATAAAGATGCATGCTAACCGTGATCTTGTGACTGGCTTCCTCAAGAACACACTCCGTTTCAGGGTAAAAAGAGATTCATGAATGTATCTTGATTTTTTCAATTGCTGACAATTGAAAAGAACAACTGGGAGCAACATATGAATATTGTAATTTGTTTCAGGGTTTTGTCATCACAGATTGGCAGGGTATAGACCAAATCACCACTCCACATCATGCTAACTACTCATATTCTATTGAAGCAGGAATTCAGGCTGGCATTGACATGGTTAGTCAATGACCTTAATTTTACTGCTTAAACAGACTCACATCAATGCCTAACTAGTTTAATCTTCTAATATTTGTGATGGACACATACAGGTCATGGTTCCATACAACTATACAGAATTCATTCATGGTCTAACCTCCCAGGTTAAGAATAAGATCATTCCCATGAGTCGAATTGATGATGCAGTGAAGAGAATTTTGAGGGTTAAGTTTGTGATGGGTCTATTTGAGAACCCATTAGCTGATTTCAGCCTGGTCAACCAGCTTGGAAGTCAGGTTAGTAACTCACAACTTTGATTTGTCCTGTACCCCTCACAAAACAACTGAAACATTCTTACATCATTTTATGGATTTTCGCCTCTTTTAAAGGAGCATAGAGAATTGGCTAGGGAAGCTGTTAGGAAATCACTAGTGCTGTTAAAGAATGGCGAATCTGCAGATACGCCATTGCTGCCCCTTCCGAAGAAGGCATCAAAAATACTTGTTGCTGGCAGCCATGCTGACAATTTAGGTTATCAGTGTGGAGGTTGGACAATTGAGTGGCAAGGACTTAGCGGCAACAACCTCACTAAAGGTACAATGAATTCAGCTCACCGCCTTTTTATGATGGTCTGTTATCGGCTGTGATACATTGATTAAGAATTCGCATGAACATTAATCCTCATGAGCAGGTACCACAATCCTCACTGCCATAAAAAATACAGTTGATCCCAAAACAAAAGTAGTCTACAAGAAGAACCCGCATGCTAATTATGTTAAGTCAAACAAATTCGACTATGCCATTGTTGTAGTAGGAGAACACCCGTATGCAGAGGGAGCAGGTGACAGCTTGAATTTGACAATCCCTGACCCAGGTCCAAGCACATTTACCAGTGTCTGTGGAGCTGTGAAATGTGTTGTTGTCATTATCTCTGGCCGTCCTGTTATGATCCAACCATATATAACATTCATGGATGCCCTTGTTGCCGCGTGGCTTCCAGGAACTGAAGGACAAGGAGTTGCCGATGTTTTATTTGGTGACTATGGTTTCAGTGGCAAGCTTTCACGCACGTGGTTCAGGACTGTTGATCAGCTGCCAATGAATGCTGGGGATCCACATTATGATCCCCTCTTCCCACTTGGGTTTGGCCTCACTACAAATCCTACTAAATAAGTTACTGTTTCTATTTCTCTATTCATGGGATTTTAATTAGTACCCACtttcaccaaaataataataacaaaagttACAAAGATTGCGGCTTCAGTTTCATATTCTTTAATCTTGAGGCACCACCCATTACTCCACAAAAGTCTGGGCGTTGGCTaggtagacatggcaaaacgggcgggttgggtcgggtcaatcgggtcacTGGTCAAAACGGGTCACTTTAAGCGGGTTGAAAATGGGTTCGagtcaatcgggttgcgggtcgggtcggattgggtcgggttgacccgtatttttcacatgatattttttatttttttattttttaattttttttataaagaaaacaatatgtatttgccatttggatagtaatgcaacatattacttgatgtaaaatgcattattttgaattcactacttatattaagaataaactcagttaaacttattaatacttattcaataattttaaaattatacaaatcctaacattgctatctaaaacaaaacaacacaaagatacaagtatacaagttttatttttatacaatatcaacattccaaaaaaaaaaattacaaatgacttattggataactcatttgataaaaaataaaaacatataagaaagttacaattttaaaaattaattttataatcttttattaattgtggttgacactctatttcaatttgagatatacattaaagtttgattgcttacttatttatacctagtctcttttatgaagatcatatcattgttaagcagcacacactctaggaaatatcataatttattttgaaaagccgtttattttgaacataaattgttaaaaaatagatctaagtatttataatttatgctaatttgatactttggctttattattttcacacttgtgaatgtgtctcacacatatctacaattttaaatctatttttaactttactgtaaCTAGATTATCTTGacatgtactttgctatttgatatctaaaaatctttactcattacagaatgctcaaccatttatttttcaattaatttgcatgcagttatataaatgtatcaattgtttccttaaaactcacaataaacaattaaaccaatattgtcttaatttcactatttttttttaccaaaaaaaaaaaagattttaaaaaatggttctGGTTCGAGTCGGGTcacgggtcgggttgacccgcaaaaaacacgggtcgggtcacgggtcaactcgtttttgcttcgggtcaaaaaaatcgggttcgggtcgggtcgggtcagaaaattctgacctgttttgccatgtctatggCTAGGTATGAGAATGTTAgtatgaatattaaatatataactGTGCCTGTGGATGAATTAAACAAAGGACCAGAATTGCGTGATTGCCAGTTTGGCACTATAATTCTTGGCACCGTATATTCAATTTATTCTCCTAATTTTCTCAGCACTTTGCACTCAATTTTGTCTCTACCATCAAATAACGAAAAATTAACACACTTATAAAGTGTAGGAACACGATTTTAGTGGACCCGACCCTTGTAGGTCAGATCTTGGCCCAAaaggtcccacacaatgaatttttgtagagtatgggctaaagAACTTGGATTCAGTTAGCTTAAACGGTTTGCTGCATGGGTTCAGGGGATACAGAGACAAGAACAAAAGGAGGTAGCAGTGAAGAAAGATCCTTCTTAAATGATTAGGTCTCCAACTTGATTAATGGACACAGATTCatgcaaataaaatttctctac
The DNA window shown above is from Quercus lobata isolate SW786 chromosome 7, ValleyOak3.0 Primary Assembly, whole genome shotgun sequence and carries:
- the LOC115953649 gene encoding uncharacterized protein LOC115953649 isoform X2 — translated: MARTPIDLMGLLLLCFLVASTEAEYVKYKDPKQPLNVRIEDLMRRMTLEEKIGQMVQIDRSVASAEVMKKYLIGSVLSGGGSVPAKEASAKTWINMVNEFQKGSLSTRLGIPMIYGIDAVHGQNNVYKATIFPHNIGIGATRDPELVKRIGAATALEVRATGIPYVFAPCIAVCRDPRWGRCYESYSEDPKIVQAMTEIVPGLQGDIPTNSAKGVPFVAGREKVAACAKHYVGDGGTTKGINENNTVIDRHGLLSTHMPGYYNSIIKGVASIMISYSSWNGIKMHANRDLVTGFLKNTLRFRGFVITDWQGIDQITTPHHANYSYSIEAGIQAGIDMVMVPYNYTEFIHGLTSQVKNKIIPMSRIDDAVKRILRVKFVMGLFENPLADFSLVNQLGSQEHRELAREAVRKSLVLLKNGESADTPLLPLPKKASKILVAGSHADNLGYQCGGWTIEWQGLSGNNLTKGTTILTAIKNTVDPKTKVVYKKNPHANYVKSNKFDYAIVVVGEHPYAEGAGDSLNLTIPDPGPSTFTSVCGAVKCVVVIISGRPVMIQPYITFMDALVAAWLPGTEGQGVADVLFGDYGFSGKLSRTWFRTVDQLPMNAGDPHYDPLFPLGFGLTTNPTK
- the LOC115953649 gene encoding uncharacterized protein LOC115953649 isoform X1, yielding MKAICKQEMARTPIDLMGLLLLCFLVASTEAEYVKYKDPKQPLNVRIEDLMRRMTLEEKIGQMVQIDRSVASAEVMKKYLIGSVLSGGGSVPAKEASAKTWINMVNEFQKGSLSTRLGIPMIYGIDAVHGQNNVYKATIFPHNIGIGATRDPELVKRIGAATALEVRATGIPYVFAPCIAVCRDPRWGRCYESYSEDPKIVQAMTEIVPGLQGDIPTNSAKGVPFVAGREKVAACAKHYVGDGGTTKGINENNTVIDRHGLLSTHMPGYYNSIIKGVASIMISYSSWNGIKMHANRDLVTGFLKNTLRFRGFVITDWQGIDQITTPHHANYSYSIEAGIQAGIDMVMVPYNYTEFIHGLTSQVKNKIIPMSRIDDAVKRILRVKFVMGLFENPLADFSLVNQLGSQEHRELAREAVRKSLVLLKNGESADTPLLPLPKKASKILVAGSHADNLGYQCGGWTIEWQGLSGNNLTKGTTILTAIKNTVDPKTKVVYKKNPHANYVKSNKFDYAIVVVGEHPYAEGAGDSLNLTIPDPGPSTFTSVCGAVKCVVVIISGRPVMIQPYITFMDALVAAWLPGTEGQGVADVLFGDYGFSGKLSRTWFRTVDQLPMNAGDPHYDPLFPLGFGLTTNPTK